One genomic segment of Erythrolamprus reginae isolate rEryReg1 chromosome 2, rEryReg1.hap1, whole genome shotgun sequence includes these proteins:
- the RENBP gene encoding N-acylglucosamine 2-epimerase isoform X1 → MDWQETLHGWQERISQELDSVVDFWLRHSHDKEYGGFFTCLDQTGKVYDDLKYVWLQGRQVWMYSRLYRKVPRFQRPELLQAAKAGGEFLLRHARVAPPTQKCAFVLTRDGRPVKIQRTIFSECFYVLGLDELGRATGESRYQREALSMMEAIVRWVREDPSELGRPQLAGALPHDSMAIPMMLLNLVDQLSEGDVEVANRFQELDNWSAQKILSHLQRNGAAVLENVSEDGKELPGCLGRQQNPGHAIEAGWFLLRCAMRQRNSGLQSQAVEKFMKQPFRSGWDPEHGGLFAFQDVDGFCPTQLEWRMKLWWPHTEAMVAFLMAFAETQDQELLEMFHQVANYTFAKFRDPGLAGEWFGYLNQEGKVALTIKGGPFKGCFHIPRALYMCEEILKSLLETKFTILK, encoded by the exons ATGGACTGGCAGGAAACGCTGCACGGCTGGCAGGAACGGATCTCTCAAGAACTGGACTCGGTGGTGGATTTTTGGCTGCGGCACTCTCATGATAAGGAGTACGG AGGGTTCTTTACATGTCTGGACCAGACTGGAAAAGTCTATGATGATCTGAAATATGTATGGTTGCAAGGTCGACAG GTATGGATGTACAGTCGGTTGTATCGAAAAGTACCAAGATTCCAGCGTCCAGAACTCCTACAGGCAGCAAAAGCAG GAGGGGAATTCCTGCTGAGACATGCACGTGTGGCTCCACCTACCCAGAAATGTGCCTTTGTCCTGACTCGTGATGGCCGGCCTGTGAAAATCCAGCGTACCATTTTTAGCGAGTGTTTTTATGTTCTTGGGTTGGATGAACTTGGTCGAGCTACAGGGGAATCTCGTTATCAG AGGGAGGCCCTTTCAATGATGGAAGCCATCGTGCGCTGGGTGAGAGAGGATCCCTCTGAGTTGGGTCGTCCACAGCTGGCAGGCGCTCTCCCACATGACTCTATGGCCATCCCCATGATGCTCCTCAACTTGGTGGATCAGCTGTCGGAAGGAGATGTGGAGGTTGCAAACCGCTTCCAGGAATTGGACAACTGGTCTGCTCAGAAAATACTGAGCCACCTTCAG AGGAATGGTGCTGCAGTTTTGGAGAATGTTTCTGAAGATGGCAAGGAATTGCCAGGGTGTTTGGGAAGACAGCAGAATCCTG GTCACGCAATTGAAGCAGGCTGGTTCTTGCTCCGTTGTGCCATGCGCCAGCGCAATTCAGGCCTCCAGTCCCAAGCGGTGGAAAAGTTCATGAAACAGCCATTCCGTTCTGGTTGGGATCCTGAACATGGAGGACTTTTTGCTTTCCAAGATGTTGATGGTTTCTGCCCCACTCAG CTAGAGTGGAGAATGAAACTCTGGTGGCCACACACAGAGGCCATGGTTGCATTCCTGATGGCTTTTGCTGAAACTCAAGACCAAGAGTTGCTGGAGATGTTTCACCAGGTGGCGAATTACACCTTTGCTAAG TTCCGTGATCCGGGACTAGCGGGAGAATGGTTTGGGTATCTGAACCAGGAAGGCAAGGTGGCTCTCACAATCAAGGGAGGGCCATTTAaag GTTGTTTCCATATTCCTCGTGCTCTCTATATGTGTGAAGAAATTCTGAAATCCTTGCTGGAAACAAAATTCACCATTCTGAAATGA
- the RENBP gene encoding N-acylglucosamine 2-epimerase isoform X2 — MDWQETLHGWQERISQELDSVVDFWLRHSHDKEYGGFFTCLDQTGKVYDDLKYVWLQGRQVWMYSRLYRKVPRFQRPELLQAAKAGGEFLLRHARVAPPTQKCAFVLTRDGRPVKIQRTIFSECFYVLGLDELGRATGESRYQREALSMMEAIVRWVREDPSELGRPQLAGALPHDSMAIPMMLLNLVDQLSEGDVEVANRFQELDNWSAQKILSHLQRNGAAVLENVSEDGKELPGCLGRQQNPGHAIEAGWFLLRCAMRQRNSGLQSQAVEKFMKQPFRSGWDPEHGGLFAFQDVDGFCPTQLEWRMKLWWPHTEAMVAFLMAFAETQDQELLEMFHQVANYTFAKQLPLSGRLS, encoded by the exons ATGGACTGGCAGGAAACGCTGCACGGCTGGCAGGAACGGATCTCTCAAGAACTGGACTCGGTGGTGGATTTTTGGCTGCGGCACTCTCATGATAAGGAGTACGG AGGGTTCTTTACATGTCTGGACCAGACTGGAAAAGTCTATGATGATCTGAAATATGTATGGTTGCAAGGTCGACAG GTATGGATGTACAGTCGGTTGTATCGAAAAGTACCAAGATTCCAGCGTCCAGAACTCCTACAGGCAGCAAAAGCAG GAGGGGAATTCCTGCTGAGACATGCACGTGTGGCTCCACCTACCCAGAAATGTGCCTTTGTCCTGACTCGTGATGGCCGGCCTGTGAAAATCCAGCGTACCATTTTTAGCGAGTGTTTTTATGTTCTTGGGTTGGATGAACTTGGTCGAGCTACAGGGGAATCTCGTTATCAG AGGGAGGCCCTTTCAATGATGGAAGCCATCGTGCGCTGGGTGAGAGAGGATCCCTCTGAGTTGGGTCGTCCACAGCTGGCAGGCGCTCTCCCACATGACTCTATGGCCATCCCCATGATGCTCCTCAACTTGGTGGATCAGCTGTCGGAAGGAGATGTGGAGGTTGCAAACCGCTTCCAGGAATTGGACAACTGGTCTGCTCAGAAAATACTGAGCCACCTTCAG AGGAATGGTGCTGCAGTTTTGGAGAATGTTTCTGAAGATGGCAAGGAATTGCCAGGGTGTTTGGGAAGACAGCAGAATCCTG GTCACGCAATTGAAGCAGGCTGGTTCTTGCTCCGTTGTGCCATGCGCCAGCGCAATTCAGGCCTCCAGTCCCAAGCGGTGGAAAAGTTCATGAAACAGCCATTCCGTTCTGGTTGGGATCCTGAACATGGAGGACTTTTTGCTTTCCAAGATGTTGATGGTTTCTGCCCCACTCAG CTAGAGTGGAGAATGAAACTCTGGTGGCCACACACAGAGGCCATGGTTGCATTCCTGATGGCTTTTGCTGAAACTCAAGACCAAGAGTTGCTGGAGATGTTTCACCAGGTGGCGAATTACACCTTTGCTAAG CAACTCCCTCTTTCAGGCCGACTGAGCTGA